Proteins encoded within one genomic window of Nitrospiraceae bacterium:
- a CDS encoding MFS transporter, translating to MTDGQQNSRGSWAVVGLLFVISVVTYVDRVNISVTARQMMPAYGLTDQDMGYVFSAFVFGYALCQIPGGWLGDRWGARVVLTGALIWWSIFTAMTATAATFGIVSWLGTAGTFALVRFLLGVGEAVALPNFNRAVADRIPPEHRGIGIGIAIGGIGVGAAITPPLASWIMVNFGWQTVFYGSALVGLVVALVWWMGSREPRSPESGPSLAQSRTVPWRRFAASSTVRWLVMSYACLGYVAYIYMSWFYLYLVNVRGFDVLRSGWLASLPFLAILCFCPLGGWVTDRLMPVMGIRKARMYVGMGGMGLAGALIAAGAWAESHLAAIGCLSLGAGLLYFTVGAYWSVPTDLSKTHAGTLSGIMNMGANIGGAISPSLTPWLAHQWGWTAALLCASGIALVGCLLWTRIDPTQELNRQPGR from the coding sequence GTGACGGACGGACAGCAGAACAGTCGCGGCAGCTGGGCGGTGGTCGGCCTGCTGTTCGTCATCAGCGTCGTGACGTACGTCGACCGCGTGAATATCTCGGTAACGGCGCGGCAGATGATGCCGGCCTACGGGCTGACCGACCAGGACATGGGCTACGTGTTTTCAGCCTTCGTCTTCGGGTATGCCCTCTGCCAAATCCCCGGCGGCTGGTTGGGGGACCGCTGGGGCGCGCGAGTCGTCCTGACCGGGGCCTTGATCTGGTGGTCGATCTTCACCGCCATGACCGCGACCGCCGCGACCTTCGGAATCGTATCCTGGCTCGGGACCGCCGGCACCTTCGCGCTGGTGCGCTTTCTGCTTGGCGTGGGCGAAGCGGTCGCCCTTCCCAACTTTAATCGCGCGGTGGCCGACAGGATTCCGCCCGAGCACCGGGGTATCGGCATCGGGATCGCCATCGGCGGCATCGGGGTCGGCGCCGCCATCACCCCCCCCCTCGCCTCCTGGATCATGGTCAATTTCGGATGGCAGACGGTCTTCTACGGCTCGGCCCTCGTCGGTCTCGTCGTAGCGCTGGTCTGGTGGATGGGCTCGCGAGAGCCTCGATCGCCGGAAAGCGGTCCCTCGCTTGCGCAGAGCAGGACGGTACCCTGGCGCCGATTCGCCGCCAGTTCGACCGTGCGCTGGCTGGTGATGAGTTACGCCTGCCTGGGCTACGTGGCCTACATCTATATGTCCTGGTTCTATCTCTACCTGGTGAATGTGCGTGGGTTCGATGTCTTGCGGAGCGGCTGGCTCGCCTCGCTGCCGTTCCTGGCGATCCTCTGCTTCTGCCCGTTGGGCGGCTGGGTCACGGATCGGCTCATGCCGGTCATGGGGATCAGAAAGGCCAGGATGTATGTGGGCATGGGCGGGATGGGACTCGCCGGCGCCCTGATCGCGGCCGGTGCCTGGGCCGAGTCGCACCTCGCGGCGATCGGCTGTCTCTCGCTGGGGGCTGGTCTACTCTATTTTACCGTCGGCGCCTATTGGAGCGTACCGACGGACCTCTCGAAAACTCATGCCGGGACGTTGTCCGGCATCATGAACATGGGGGCCAACATCGGCGGCGCGATCTCCCCGAGCCTTACGCCGTGGCTCGCGCATCAATGGGGATGGACGGCCGCGCTGTTGTGTGCTTCGGGCATTGCGCTGGTCGGCTGCCTGCTCTGGACTCGCATCGACCCGACCCAGGAGCTCAACCGGCAGCCCGGCCGGTAG